In one window of Desulfovibrio sp. DNA:
- a CDS encoding proline--tRNA ligase produces the protein MRFSSCYIPTLKESPADAEVVSHKLLLRAGMVRRLTSGLYIYLPLGLRVIEKIGRIVREEMEKADFRELLMPMVQPADLWKETGRWEHYGKELLRFKDRNEREYCLGPTHEEVITDLVRGEVRSYRQLPVRLYQIQTKFRDEIRPRFGLMRGREFVMKDGYSFDATTEGAEKSYKAMYDAYMRVFRRLGLRFRAVEADTGSIGGNFSHEFTVLADTGEDTIAFCHDCEYAANVERAEVVWKGQPATAACPDKEIVATPGAHSVEEVAAMLDVPASSIAKTMLFKVDGQTVAVLVRGDREVNDIKLKNLMKAQEVELADAATVQAVTGAPVGFAGPVGLGVPVYADAELQGGTDYVVGANAADAHIRHIDLKRDASVIAWGDLRTITPEDQCPRCGGRMELTRGIEVGHIFMLGLKYSQAMHAVFLDENGKEQIMIMGCYGIGVSRVAAAAIEQNHDEHGIVFPPPVAPFECMLLNLDPRSEEVNAKVEEIYALLQGMGVEVLMDDREERPGVKFKDADLLGIPAQLVVGGKGLARGIVECKDRRTGEKGELSVDSLEQDFTAWIEKVRQGWASR, from the coding sequence ATGCGCTTCAGCTCCTGCTATATTCCCACACTCAAGGAATCCCCGGCCGATGCGGAAGTGGTCAGCCACAAGCTTTTGTTGCGGGCGGGCATGGTTCGTCGGCTTACATCGGGGCTGTATATCTACCTGCCCCTTGGCTTGAGGGTCATAGAAAAAATCGGCCGCATCGTGCGTGAAGAAATGGAAAAGGCCGATTTTCGTGAACTGCTCATGCCCATGGTGCAGCCCGCCGACCTGTGGAAAGAAACAGGCCGCTGGGAGCATTACGGCAAGGAGCTTCTGCGCTTCAAAGACCGCAATGAGCGCGAGTATTGCCTCGGCCCCACGCATGAAGAAGTCATTACCGACCTTGTGCGCGGCGAGGTGCGCTCCTACCGCCAGCTGCCTGTGCGTCTGTACCAGATACAGACCAAGTTTCGCGACGAAATACGCCCCCGTTTCGGGCTCATGCGCGGGCGCGAATTTGTCATGAAGGACGGCTATTCCTTTGACGCCACCACCGAGGGCGCGGAAAAAAGCTACAAGGCCATGTACGACGCCTATATGCGCGTCTTCAGGCGCCTGGGCTTGCGCTTCCGCGCTGTTGAGGCGGACACAGGCTCCATCGGCGGTAACTTCTCCCATGAATTCACGGTGCTGGCCGATACTGGCGAAGACACCATCGCGTTCTGTCATGACTGCGAGTATGCCGCCAACGTGGAAAGAGCGGAAGTCGTCTGGAAGGGCCAGCCTGCCACCGCAGCCTGCCCGGACAAGGAAATCGTCGCCACGCCCGGAGCACACAGCGTGGAAGAAGTGGCTGCCATGCTTGACGTGCCCGCAAGCAGTATTGCCAAAACCATGCTGTTCAAGGTTGACGGCCAGACTGTGGCCGTGCTGGTGCGCGGTGACCGTGAAGTGAACGACATCAAGCTCAAGAATCTGATGAAGGCGCAGGAAGTGGAACTGGCCGACGCTGCTACAGTGCAGGCGGTAACAGGCGCGCCCGTCGGCTTTGCCGGCCCTGTGGGGCTCGGCGTGCCCGTTTATGCCGACGCTGAGCTTCAGGGCGGCACGGACTATGTGGTTGGAGCCAACGCGGCCGATGCCCATATCAGGCATATTGACCTCAAGCGTGATGCCTCTGTGATCGCCTGGGGCGACTTGCGCACCATCACCCCCGAAGACCAGTGCCCGCGCTGCGGTGGTCGCATGGAGCTGACCAGGGGCATCGAGGTGGGGCACATCTTCATGTTGGGCCTGAAGTATAGCCAAGCCATGCATGCCGTGTTCCTGGACGAAAACGGCAAGGAGCAGATCATGATCATGGGCTGCTATGGCATCGGCGTGTCCCGCGTGGCCGCTGCCGCCATTGAGCAGAATCACGACGAGCATGGCATTGTCTTTCCCCCGCCGGTGGCTCCTTTTGAGTGCATGTTGCTCAACCTGGATCCCCGCAGTGAAGAAGTTAATGCAAAGGTTGAAGAAATATATGCCCTGTTGCAGGGCATGGGCGTGGAAGTGCTGATGGATGACCGCGAAGAGCGCCCCGGCGTCAAGTTCAAGGACGCCGACCTGCTTGGCATCCCCGCGCAGCTTGTGGTTGGCGGCAAGGGTCTTGCCCGTGGCATCGTTGAGTGCAAAGACCGCCGTACGGGCGAAAAGGGCGAGCTTTCCGTTGACAGCCTTGAGCAGGATTTTACCGCCTGGATTGAAAAAGTCCGGCAGGGTTGGGCCAGCCGCTAG
- the xseA gene encoding exodeoxyribonuclease VII large subunit has protein sequence MQETILTVRELTEQLRKSLEGRFPFVWVRGEVTNFSRPGSGHVYFSLKDQDAQLQCVWFRHMQRQADQPFDPLTGEVFDKPRPSPLELLRNGLDVLCAGRISVYAPRGQYQLAVELVQPAGEGLLALAFEESKRKLAALGYFSSQRKRPLPRDPQRIALITSPTGAAIHDFLELARTRGSGSRIRLFPALVQGAEAAPAIVRALAEANAQDWAQAIVLVRGGGSLEDLWAFNEESVAQAIFESRLPVLAGIGHEVDVTLADMTADMRAATPSHAAQLLWPLRMELHQRVDETWAALRRAMERRLEGAGQALRECEKALSWFSPQRHHERLYERLASLEAGLVRSGRYWLDDKARKADFLERALRSALGTEKLDTLDARLEQLAARLHAALPRLVADKERALQHGIQHWQSTARGYVTEQLRRLETLTMALEARDPLMPLTRGYALVSTPEGLVRSVDQVPSGTSIEVRLADGSLSAVVNGVRRRQSRNVEES, from the coding sequence ATGCAGGAAACCATACTGACAGTCCGCGAGCTTACGGAGCAATTGCGCAAGAGCCTTGAGGGGCGCTTTCCCTTTGTCTGGGTGCGGGGCGAGGTGACCAATTTTTCCCGCCCCGGTTCCGGGCATGTCTATTTCAGCCTCAAAGATCAGGATGCGCAGTTGCAGTGCGTCTGGTTCCGGCACATGCAGCGGCAGGCTGATCAGCCCTTTGATCCGCTTACGGGCGAGGTTTTCGACAAACCAAGGCCGTCCCCTCTTGAACTTTTGCGTAATGGCCTGGACGTGCTTTGCGCGGGGCGCATCAGCGTATACGCTCCACGCGGGCAATATCAGCTTGCCGTGGAACTGGTACAGCCTGCGGGCGAGGGGCTGCTGGCCCTGGCATTTGAAGAAAGCAAGCGCAAGCTGGCGGCCCTGGGGTATTTCAGCAGCCAGCGCAAGCGCCCGCTCCCTCGTGATCCGCAACGCATCGCGCTCATCACATCTCCTACTGGAGCGGCCATTCACGATTTTCTTGAACTGGCGCGCACACGCGGCAGCGGTTCGCGCATCCGCCTGTTTCCGGCTCTGGTGCAGGGGGCGGAGGCCGCTCCGGCCATTGTGCGGGCGCTGGCCGAGGCCAATGCCCAGGATTGGGCGCAGGCCATCGTGCTCGTGCGCGGCGGCGGCTCTCTGGAAGACCTGTGGGCCTTCAATGAAGAGTCTGTGGCCCAGGCCATATTTGAGTCCCGCCTGCCCGTTCTGGCTGGCATTGGGCATGAGGTGGACGTTACCCTGGCGGACATGACTGCCGACATGCGCGCGGCAACGCCAAGCCACGCGGCCCAGTTGCTCTGGCCTTTGCGGATGGAACTGCACCAGCGTGTGGATGAAACCTGGGCAGCCCTGCGCCGCGCCATGGAGCGCCGTCTTGAAGGGGCAGGGCAGGCCCTGCGCGAATGCGAAAAAGCCTTGTCCTGGTTTTCGCCGCAGCGTCACCACGAACGCCTTTATGAACGCCTTGCCAGCCTGGAGGCGGGGTTGGTGCGCTCTGGTCGGTACTGGCTGGATGACAAGGCGCGGAAAGCCGATTTTCTGGAACGTGCCCTGCGCAGCGCCCTTGGTACAGAAAAATTGGATACCCTTGATGCGCGGCTGGAACAGCTTGCCGCCCGGCTGCATGCGGCTTTGCCGCGACTTGTGGCCGACAAGGAGCGGGCGCTGCAACACGGCATACAGCACTGGCAAAGCACGGCTCGGGGCTATGTCACAGAGCAGTTGCGGCGCCTTGAAACCCTGACCATGGCTCTTGAGGCGCGCGATCCCCTGATGCCGCTCACGCGGGGCTATGCTCTGGTCAGCACGCCTGAGGGCCTTGTGCGCTCGGTTGATCAGGTTCCTTCCGGAACCAGTATAGAAGTGCGTCTGGCCGACGGCAGCCTGTCTGCCGTGGTGAACGGCGTGCGACGCCGCCAAAGTCGCAATGTGGAGGAATCATGA
- a CDS encoding M23 family metallopeptidase — protein MPVLILAFFSLLLLYPLGNISAFAAPQVKLEAPATVARGDAFVALAVSEEPVTAFNFKWMGKSYAATAVAAAQAPGGPQKWQAVMLLPVPLDAKENEFTLSVTPIAGHVGSKKPAADQQAATLGIGVYDKERPVQKLTVDKKYVDPPAAQMERIKADRELVRKTLAAYLPERLWTLPFDRPVPGDVSSLFGLKRVFNGQPRGLHRGLDLRGTEGTPIVACADGRVALTGDLYFSGNVVYINHGEGVFTAYLHMSKILVAKDQMVRKGEVIGLVGATGRVTGPHLHLSLLVQGVSVDPQPLLQAPRANGGVAPRAE, from the coding sequence ATGCCGGTGTTGATTCTGGCTTTTTTCTCATTGCTGCTCTTGTATCCGCTTGGGAATATTTCTGCTTTTGCCGCCCCTCAAGTAAAGCTTGAAGCACCCGCCACAGTGGCCAGAGGCGACGCTTTCGTGGCTCTGGCTGTCAGTGAAGAACCTGTGACGGCCTTCAACTTCAAGTGGATGGGCAAGAGTTACGCCGCCACGGCCGTTGCCGCCGCGCAGGCTCCCGGCGGGCCGCAAAAATGGCAGGCCGTCATGCTGCTGCCTGTGCCTCTTGATGCCAAGGAAAATGAGTTCACACTCTCGGTGACCCCCATTGCAGGCCATGTAGGCAGCAAAAAGCCTGCTGCTGACCAGCAGGCGGCGACACTTGGCATTGGCGTGTATGATAAAGAGCGCCCGGTTCAGAAGCTCACTGTGGACAAAAAGTATGTTGATCCGCCAGCGGCGCAAATGGAGCGCATCAAGGCCGACAGGGAGCTTGTGCGCAAAACCCTTGCCGCATACTTGCCCGAACGTCTCTGGACGCTGCCTTTTGATCGGCCCGTTCCCGGTGACGTTTCGAGCCTTTTCGGCCTCAAGCGGGTATTCAACGGCCAACCGCGCGGTTTGCACCGTGGACTGGACCTGCGCGGCACAGAGGGAACGCCCATTGTGGCCTGCGCGGATGGCAGGGTGGCCCTGACGGGTGATTTGTACTTCTCGGGCAATGTGGTGTACATCAATCACGGCGAAGGGGTCTTTACGGCATACCTGCATATGTCCAAAATTCTGGTCGCAAAGGACCAGATGGTGCGCAAGGGCGAGGTCATAGGTCTTGTGGGGGCCACGGGCCGCGTCACAGGGCCACATTTGCACCTCTCGCTTCTGGTGCAGGGCGTGTCGGTGGATCCGCAGCCGCTTCTTCAGGCCCCTCGTGCCAATGGCGGGGTCGCCCCCAGAGCAGAGTAA
- the xseB gene encoding exodeoxyribonuclease VII small subunit, whose protein sequence is MSAKTDNLFEKKLARLQEIVAALESGDLPLEKGMALYKEGAGCARYCRQQLDKARHELEVWQDGQARPMTGQGVQGGEAPGSYPDDEAEEAEEA, encoded by the coding sequence ATGAGCGCCAAGACCGATAATCTTTTTGAAAAAAAACTGGCCCGCCTTCAGGAAATTGTCGCCGCGCTGGAATCCGGAGACTTGCCTCTGGAAAAAGGCATGGCCCTGTATAAAGAAGGCGCGGGATGTGCGCGGTACTGTCGGCAGCAGCTCGACAAGGCGCGACACGAACTGGAGGTCTGGCAGGACGGTCAGGCCCGGCCCATGACAGGTCAGGGCGTCCAGGGAGGGGAAGCGCCCGGTTCGTACCCCGACGATGAAGCTGAAGAAGCCGAAGAAGCGTAG
- a CDS encoding farnesyl diphosphate synthase, translated as MMPVSRMKELLRERGHMVETCLAVAFDGRPIPPRLRDSMQYSLQAGGKRLRPVLCLSTAALCGLPIQDALPFASAIEMVHTYSLVHDDLPAMDNDDLRRGKPSNHKAFDEPTAILAGDGLLTDAFLLMCRSPVAPPRVLRAVGELALAAGSSGMVGGQEWDMIFTGKAEISLEELRGIHAMKTGALLRASCVCGAMLAGASDGDLAAIGSYGASLGVAFQIADDILDVVADTATLGKPAGSDVAQGKKTYPALLGLDASRALAQEQAETAKAALASFSGQEAEFLRALAEYTVNRAA; from the coding sequence ATGATGCCAGTATCCCGGATGAAGGAACTTTTGCGTGAACGTGGGCACATGGTGGAGACCTGTCTTGCGGTCGCTTTTGACGGTCGGCCCATACCGCCACGCCTCAGGGATTCGATGCAGTACAGCCTTCAGGCCGGGGGCAAGCGCCTGCGCCCCGTACTCTGCCTGAGCACTGCGGCCCTATGTGGGCTGCCCATTCAGGATGCTCTGCCTTTTGCTTCGGCCATCGAGATGGTGCACACCTATTCGCTCGTGCATGACGACCTTCCCGCCATGGACAATGATGATTTACGACGCGGCAAGCCCTCAAACCACAAGGCTTTTGACGAACCCACCGCCATTCTTGCCGGTGACGGTCTGCTTACCGATGCCTTTTTGCTGATGTGCCGCAGTCCCGTGGCTCCTCCCCGTGTTTTGCGTGCCGTGGGCGAACTGGCCCTGGCCGCTGGCTCGTCCGGCATGGTGGGCGGGCAGGAATGGGACATGATATTTACCGGCAAGGCCGAGATCTCGCTTGAGGAATTGCGCGGCATACACGCCATGAAGACAGGCGCGCTGCTTCGGGCCTCCTGCGTGTGCGGGGCCATGCTGGCCGGGGCTTCAGACGGGGATCTTGCGGCCATTGGTTCCTATGGCGCGTCCCTGGGTGTTGCCTTTCAGATAGCTGATGATATTCTTGATGTGGTGGCGGACACTGCCACGCTTGGCAAGCCTGCGGGCAGTGATGTGGCCCAGGGCAAAAAAACCTATCCCGCCTTGCTGGGACTCGATGCAAGCCGGGCGCTTGCGCAGGAGCAGGCCGAGACCGCCAAGGCTGCTTTGGCCTCCTTCAGCGGGCAGGAAGCGGAATTTTTACGTGCTTTGGCCGAATACACGGTCAACAGGGCGGCCTGA
- the dxs gene encoding 1-deoxy-D-xylulose-5-phosphate synthase — translation MPIDFSGNKQGVNVAEAGHAGRGLSHNSPQAEPHGSLLDSIERPSQLGSMSEAQLQQLAGEVRQRIIDVVSRNGGHLAPSLGVVELTLALLSTFNIEKDKLVWDVGHQAYAHKLLTGRAHQFDTLRTFGGISGFPRMAESPYDHFGVGHSSTSISAALGMALARDLSGLKHHVLAVIGDGSLTAGEAFEGLNLAGHMGRRLIVVLNDNEMSISPNVGALSLFLSRTMSRRWVRQARKEVLNFLRSIPRIGQKLALYALRGEGSFKSFFTPGMLFEAFRFNYIGPVDGHDLTSLRRHLQMAAAVEDGPVLLHVRTQKGKGYAPAEKNPTLYHGVGLFTPETGEPVPSTAKVPSFTGIFSKTLIELAEKDKRIIAITAAMPEGTGTDSFRERFPDRFVDVGICEQHAVTFAAGLASQGYRPALAIYSTFLQRSYDQVVHDVCIQNLPVTLCVDRAGLVGEDGATHHGAFDIAYLRHIPQISLLAPRDEDMLRHCLFTSLNHDGPCALRYPRGAGFGVPLDGLPRLLTPGRGEVLQDGEGIAIIAAGSRAHPALEAAAQVEEALGFRPLVFDPIWLKPLPQEQLATIANRFDRILFVEEGVLAGGFASAVLEFYVDKGLMRGQRIKRLGLPDSFVEHGSQLRLRELVGLRTKNIAQAIIDLAKQK, via the coding sequence ATGCCGATCGACTTCTCTGGGAATAAGCAGGGGGTAAATGTGGCTGAAGCAGGTCATGCCGGGCGGGGTCTTTCCCATAATTCGCCGCAGGCAGAACCGCACGGTTCGCTTTTGGACAGTATTGAGCGTCCTTCGCAGTTGGGGAGCATGAGCGAAGCCCAACTGCAGCAACTGGCCGGAGAAGTGCGGCAGCGCATTATTGATGTGGTTTCGCGCAACGGCGGTCACCTCGCCCCTTCGCTGGGGGTTGTGGAACTGACACTTGCGCTCCTTTCCACGTTTAATATTGAAAAAGACAAGCTCGTGTGGGATGTGGGCCATCAGGCCTATGCGCACAAACTGCTCACGGGGCGGGCGCATCAGTTTGACACCCTGCGCACCTTCGGCGGCATTTCAGGCTTCCCGCGCATGGCCGAAAGTCCTTATGACCACTTTGGCGTCGGGCACTCCTCAACATCCATTTCCGCCGCCCTTGGCATGGCCCTGGCCCGTGACCTTTCGGGCCTCAAGCACCATGTGCTGGCCGTTATTGGCGACGGCTCACTGACTGCAGGCGAAGCTTTTGAAGGGCTTAATCTGGCCGGGCATATGGGGCGGCGACTCATTGTGGTGCTCAATGACAATGAAATGTCCATTTCACCCAATGTAGGCGCGCTTTCACTGTTTTTAAGCCGTACCATGTCCCGGCGCTGGGTGCGACAGGCCCGTAAGGAAGTGCTCAACTTCCTGCGCTCCATCCCGCGCATAGGTCAGAAACTGGCCTTGTATGCCCTGCGGGGCGAGGGGAGTTTCAAGTCGTTCTTTACGCCTGGCATGCTGTTTGAGGCTTTTCGTTTCAATTACATTGGCCCGGTTGACGGGCATGACCTCACAAGCCTGCGCCGTCATCTGCAAATGGCGGCGGCTGTCGAGGACGGCCCCGTGCTGCTGCATGTGCGCACGCAAAAAGGCAAGGGCTATGCCCCTGCGGAAAAAAATCCGACCCTCTATCATGGCGTCGGGCTGTTTACGCCTGAAACAGGCGAGCCCGTACCCTCAACGGCCAAGGTGCCGTCTTTTACCGGAATCTTCAGCAAAACGCTGATAGAACTGGCTGAAAAAGATAAAAGAATCATCGCCATTACGGCTGCCATGCCGGAAGGCACCGGCACGGACAGCTTCAGGGAGCGGTTCCCCGATCGCTTTGTGGATGTGGGCATTTGCGAGCAGCACGCTGTAACCTTTGCCGCTGGTCTTGCCAGCCAGGGGTACCGTCCGGCGTTGGCCATTTATTCCACCTTTCTTCAGCGCTCTTATGATCAGGTGGTGCACGACGTCTGTATCCAGAACCTGCCCGTTACCCTGTGCGTGGATCGTGCCGGTCTTGTGGGCGAAGACGGGGCCACACACCACGGAGCCTTTGACATCGCCTATTTGCGGCATATCCCTCAAATAAGCCTGCTGGCGCCCCGTGATGAAGATATGCTGCGCCACTGTCTTTTTACCTCGCTCAACCACGACGGCCCCTGTGCCTTGCGGTATCCCAGAGGCGCGGGTTTTGGCGTTCCCCTGGACGGGCTGCCGCGCCTGCTGACCCCCGGCAGGGGAGAGGTGCTGCAGGACGGCGAAGGCATTGCCATCATTGCAGCGGGCAGCCGCGCTCATCCCGCCCTTGAGGCTGCGGCGCAGGTTGAAGAGGCTCTTGGCTTTCGGCCTCTGGTTTTTGACCCCATATGGCTCAAACCCTTGCCGCAGGAACAGCTTGCCACCATTGCAAACCGCTTTGACCGTATTCTTTTTGTGGAAGAGGGCGTGCTGGCCGGTGGTTTTGCATCGGCTGTGCTGGAATTTTATGTGGACAAAGGGCTCATGCGTGGCCAGCGGATCAAGCGGCTGGGGCTGCCCGACAGCTTTGTGGAGCATGGCAGCCAGTTGCGCCTGCGCGAGCTTGTGGGGCTGCGCACCAAGAATATTGCTCAGGCCATCATTGATCTGGCGAAGCAGAAATAA
- the tilS gene encoding tRNA lysidine(34) synthetase TilS, whose amino-acid sequence MNQIPSLQSLPRASALLCLEVERFCLRQLALPKGASLVLAVSGGADSTALALVLSLLAPRLDLRLSALSINHGLRPEAELDAAHAHAVCQALGMPCTLRTVDVKGFAASHHMGEEEAGRAMRYALLEEERIARNAHFIALGHHRQDLSEDIILRLVRGAGWPSLGGMPARDDARCLLRPLLACDPDALKQLLRHCDLDWRDDASNQSLDYRRNRLRLQALPLLRVENPALDRTLGHMWQLANLDRDYWEKTLDDALAAHPWQETTTVQQDGLSALTALTLPRALLRPLHPAARLRLYMRALQHVCSGNKAMGATGAPASPPSTSAQARSSTLLAMDEALTQGRGNTRFQLPGGIVAHLKGGSITFSRF is encoded by the coding sequence ATGAACCAGATACCAAGCCTGCAAAGCCTTCCCCGCGCCTCCGCGCTCCTTTGTCTTGAAGTCGAGCGCTTCTGCCTGCGCCAGCTAGCCCTGCCAAAGGGGGCAAGCCTTGTGCTGGCCGTTTCAGGCGGGGCCGATTCCACGGCGCTGGCTCTTGTGCTCTCCCTTCTGGCTCCGCGCCTGGACTTGCGCCTTTCAGCCCTGAGCATCAACCACGGCCTGCGCCCCGAAGCCGAACTGGATGCGGCCCATGCGCATGCTGTCTGTCAGGCCCTTGGCATGCCCTGCACCCTGCGCACGGTGGATGTGAAGGGCTTTGCGGCCAGCCACCATATGGGCGAGGAAGAAGCCGGGCGCGCCATGCGCTACGCGCTGCTGGAAGAAGAACGCATAGCCCGGAACGCGCATTTTATCGCCCTGGGGCATCACCGCCAGGATCTCAGTGAGGACATCATCCTGCGGCTTGTCCGTGGTGCGGGCTGGCCCTCGCTTGGCGGCATGCCCGCCAGAGACGACGCGCGCTGTCTGCTGCGGCCGCTGCTGGCCTGCGACCCTGATGCTCTCAAACAGCTTCTGCGGCACTGCGACCTTGACTGGCGTGACGATGCCAGCAACCAAAGCCTGGACTACCGGCGCAACAGGCTACGACTTCAGGCCCTGCCCCTGCTGCGGGTCGAAAACCCTGCCCTGGATCGCACCCTCGGCCACATGTGGCAATTGGCCAACCTGGACAGGGACTACTGGGAAAAGACCCTGGACGACGCCCTTGCCGCCCATCCCTGGCAGGAAACGACGACTGTTCAACAGGACGGCCTGTCAGCCCTTACCGCATTGACATTGCCCCGTGCTCTCTTACGCCCCCTGCACCCGGCGGCCCGCCTGCGGCTATACATGCGGGCGCTGCAACACGTCTGCTCCGGCAACAAGGCAATGGGCGCCACAGGCGCGCCCGCGTCGCCGCCATCAACGTCCGCCCAGGCCAGGTCAAGCACCCTGCTGGCCATGGACGAAGCCCTTACGCAGGGGCGCGGCAACACACGCTTTCAATTGCCCGGCGGCATAGTGGCGCACCTCAAGGGTGGCAGTATTACTTTTAGCCGTTTCTGA
- the hemA gene encoding glutamyl-tRNA reductase yields the protein MDCDIFLVGLNHRTAGVDVRERFALANHCDEEHWALPCIGAVSESVILSTCNRVEILAAGTGDMAEQILCSWAKARGTDVEDLRPYVYVHKNLEAVRHLFSVASSLDSMVLGEPQILGQLKTAYRKAVKSRATGVILNRLLHKAFSVAKRVRTETAVASSAVSISYAAVELAKRIFGDMREHKAMLVGAGEMAELAAMHLLQSGINEILVANRTHARGQELAKQFNGRAIPFEQMPHYLLDVDIIITSTGSQEPIIRARDIRVALKARKNRPMFFIDIAVPRDIDPDVNGLDNVYLYDIDDLREVVEENLATRRDEAAKATEIVNEEVAYFSKWLASLDMQPTIVDLIKKSQAIAEEELAKTLKRLGPVDDNTRNALEAMASSLVRKLNHDPIMFLKHGGMSQEGNGPRISVMRRIFNLDKTGCIYSEEN from the coding sequence ATGGACTGTGATATCTTTCTTGTGGGCCTGAATCACCGCACCGCCGGAGTGGACGTGCGCGAACGCTTCGCCCTGGCCAACCATTGCGATGAGGAACACTGGGCATTGCCATGTATCGGCGCAGTGAGCGAAAGCGTCATACTTTCTACCTGTAACCGTGTGGAAATCCTGGCTGCTGGCACCGGCGACATGGCCGAACAGATACTGTGCAGCTGGGCCAAGGCCAGAGGAACTGACGTTGAGGACCTCCGGCCCTACGTCTATGTGCATAAAAACCTTGAAGCCGTCCGGCATCTGTTTTCAGTGGCGTCGAGCCTGGATTCGATGGTGCTTGGCGAGCCGCAGATCCTCGGCCAGCTGAAAACCGCCTACCGCAAGGCCGTCAAAAGCCGCGCCACCGGAGTCATACTCAACAGGCTGCTGCACAAGGCTTTTTCCGTGGCCAAGAGGGTACGTACTGAAACGGCGGTGGCTTCCAGCGCGGTTTCCATCAGCTACGCCGCCGTGGAGCTTGCCAAACGCATCTTTGGCGACATGCGGGAACACAAGGCCATGCTGGTGGGCGCGGGTGAAATGGCGGAACTGGCTGCCATGCATCTGCTTCAGTCGGGCATTAACGAGATCCTTGTGGCCAACCGCACCCACGCCCGAGGGCAGGAACTGGCCAAGCAGTTCAATGGCCGCGCCATCCCCTTTGAGCAGATGCCCCACTACCTGCTTGATGTGGACATCATCATCACCTCGACGGGTTCGCAGGAGCCCATCATCCGCGCGCGCGACATCCGCGTTGCGCTCAAGGCCCGTAAAAACAGGCCCATGTTCTTCATCGACATCGCGGTACCCCGCGACATCGACCCTGACGTCAACGGCCTGGACAATGTTTATCTTTACGACATCGACGATCTCAGGGAAGTGGTGGAAGAAAACCTGGCCACCCGCCGCGATGAGGCGGCCAAGGCTACGGAAATCGTCAATGAGGAAGTGGCGTATTTTTCAAAATGGCTCGCCAGCCTGGATATGCAGCCCACCATTGTTGACCTCATCAAAAAAAGCCAGGCCATTGCCGAAGAAGAACTGGCCAAGACCCTCAAACGCCTTGGCCCGGTGGACGACAACACCCGCAACGCACTGGAGGCCATGGCCAGCTCCCTGGTGCGCAAACTTAATCACGATCCCATCATGTTTCTGAAACACGGCGGCATGTCGCAGGAGGGCAATGGCCCGCGCATCAGCGTTATGCGACGCATATTCAACCTTGACAAAACAGGCTGTATTTATTCGGAGGAAAACTGA